The genomic DNA TATGTTCCTCTCGACGAGAACACCCACATTTCTCGTCGCATTGGACAGCACGTTCGAAACAAAGTCGGTGTAGGGCCCGTTCACGAATCGGCTGGCTTCGTCAATACCAAGACCGGTTTGGACCTCGCTCATGCCACCCGTTTCACTCCAGGGGATCAGCAGAAGATCTGCGGATTCTTCGCGAGCCATCCCCACGATAGTGTCCGCATAGGAATGCTCGGGAACGACGGATACGCCAGCCACGATCGCAATATCGCGCCATTGGCCGAAAGCCCGGAAGGTGTTGATGACTGGATCCCACAGGGTGTACTCGTCGATCTCGGAGACCCTCATGACACTAGAGTCTCGATCGGTGAGTTCCATCAGCCTGACACCATGGACTTGCAGTGCCGGCTCCGGCTGAACTTCCGTCTCGGCGAACTCTTCCACTGCTGGTTCTGGAGATGACAGAgcctccttgaccttggtcGGATGCAGCTTTGGGGATTCCGGCGTGGCGGGTCGGTTGGGGCCTAACAGAGCGGCTAACGTACAGATGCTAGAGAGCCCGTCCAGGCGCAGATAGACGAGCATCTTGCGGACGGCGGCAGTCTCGAGCTGCTCcttcgcagcagcaacactgTCCCGACGTCCATCGGGATGAATCAGATGCCCATTCCAGTCGATCTCCCCACGGCGCCAGCGCTCCACCTTGACCTGATACCATTTCGGATACAAGAGGCTGGTCAACGGGGTGGTTGCAAAGGTTGTCACAAGCGCCATGACAACGAAAATCGTGAATGTGCGGGTGCTAAGGATGCGCGCTTGAAGACCAATGTTCTATCACGGTCAGTGGTCGATTGGGGGGACGATGGCAAAAAAGTACTTACCAAGACAATCAGCTCAACCAGGCCCTTGCAGCTCATCAAAACGCCAATGGAGAGACTTTCCCGCCAGAGCAGGCCACAGAGTCTCGAGGCTAGAGCACCGCCCGCCACCTTGGCGAGGAAGGCAATGGCAATAACGCCGACGACATATCCCCAGACCGTGCCGGAATCGAGCAGACCGAGATTGGTGGAGAGGCCCGAAAGAGTGAAATATAACGGAAGGAACAGGACCGCAACCAGGtcttcaatcttctcggTTAACTTGATCGCGAAACCACCTTCGTGGGGGCATAACAAGCCAATGATGAATCCTCCAAAGATAGCGTGAATTCCAATGATTTGCGTGAAAAATGCCGAGGCCAGTGCTATGAGGATGGTGATTGTCACAACCGATTGACTGGGTCCTTTTTGCAAGCTTCCGGTCTTGTTCAGGAAGCGCATGAACAACGGGCGGAATACGAGAGCCAGGAAGACGATGTAGCCGGCAGCGACTAGCAGCACCCAGAGGGCCGTGATGCCGCTTCCTGCGTTGACGAGAGCGACGCAAAGGGCGAGTAAGACCCAGCCAACAACGTCGTTGCCGACACCGGCAGACAGTACAATGACACCGACATTGGTTCCAAGGAGTTTTAATTCGGTCAAGATACGGCACAAGACCGGGAAAGCCTGCCTGAATGAGTAGTTGTCATCAATCGTTGGGATGTCATAACACCCACCGTGATCGCCATGGCAATGCCAATAAAGAGCAGATACGTTCCGAAATCGATATGAGCCATTCCAGGCTCTGTTCGGAACGTGTGATACAGACCATACGAGATCGCGGAGCCGAGTCCGAATGGCAGAATCATCCCCGCCGCTGAGACACTCGCCGCCACGCGCCAGTTACTGATGAGGAAACGCAGATCGGTCTCGAGGCCGAcgaggaacaggaacagcacGAGACCCAAGTTGGCGACAAGAGTCAGGTTGGGAATAGATGCAGCAGGGAAGATTGCCTCTGTGAACCCGGGAATCCGCCCCATTACCGATGGCCCCAAGACGATACCGGCAATGACCTCTGCAATCACGCGCGGCTGTCGGAGCTTGGAAAGCGGCCAGTGAATCAGGCGACAAAGAATAATGATGATCGAAGCCTGGTCCAATTAGTTTTAAGCTCTGCTTACCATAATGGAATACTGACATACTGACCTGAATGATGAAAGTTACAATGGGATTCTTGGGGTCATAGTGGGACGGATTTCCACCTTCGAGGATCCCCCCCTGCGGcgggacggtcggggagctGGCGACCGACGAGGTAGTAGTGGCCATGACCTTGGGAGTTGGCACTGGGAGTGCCTGGATTTCAGAAATTTACTCACAAACCGGCTGGAATTTGATGGAATAAGGATGGACGACAGAATAGAGAGGAATGATGAAAGGGAACGGGGGTTGAGATGAGAGAAACATACTCATGTCACTTGATGGGGATGCCTGGGGATGCCTGGGGATGCCTAGAAGATGCCTGGACTCTAGAAGCGCCGATCTCTTGGCAGCTGACCCACGTGGTTAACCTGAGGCAGCTGTGGGCCTTGGCGCGGGAACACATCATTTGAACCAATTCACCCTCTCGAGGCCAATTGTGTAGTCTgtgcatacggagtacaggtCGCATCTCAGAATTTATGAGTTTATATTGATTTCTTCCCCCACTCAATGACttttgcttcatcttctgggTCGTTGTAGAATTCATGGTCATTTGGGGATCGGATCTGAGCCACACTCTCACTCATGTCTTGGAACCCACACGATCATATGTGACCTAATCCTCCCTGTGACGTTAGCCATccatctatctatccatcATCCATGCTTCTATTGGCTGATGTGGTTATACACAGCATACTCCATACTATGGTCTATGGATATCAAAACACGCATGATCAGATACACACAGCGCTTCTGGTGACTACTGGTAATAGGTATTGCCAGGATTATCGGACGTATCTCCACTAGATTCACGAGGCACAAATTGATCATACGTCGTCTGCAGCGTGGGATGAACAACTGTATTCTGGGACAGAGACACATTCAACGGTGTAAGTTGCAGCCCATCTTGCATCGCTCGTAGGATATTGCTCCGCGGTACGTCCGGGGAAGTCGAGAGGGAAGGCGTTATCTTCAGGCTGTCGACCGGCGTTGGGGAAATACAGCAGTAGAGGCTATGGCAGACCTCCCAGGCTCGTTGAGCCGCTAGGTTGTCGACAGCCATTGCAAGAAGCCACTCCATAGCTTTTTTGCACCATCAGCGTGATTTTGGCGACCTCGTCGATGTCGAACTTGACGCAAAAATCAAGTTCAATGAGGAGGATGGTCGCGGACTGCATCAGATAATGGATGATACTCCACCACGGCGACAACTGGACCAGCCAGAGCACATCCGGCGTGTCCGGTAATAGGTCCAGGATATCGCAGGCGGAGTCAACACAGATCTTTGCATTCGTGGTTGGATCCAGCGGGGAACTCTGGACCTGGCCGGGGCGCGGCCGATCGGCGCGGCAAAAGCGAAGGGCGAGAAAGAGTGATCTTGCTGCTGTAGAAGCGAAAGGCAAGGCTCCATCGCTGCCGTTCAAATAACTTCGACCCCTGCATCGGCCGAAACTGGAATACTTCGGGAAGGCTGCTGATCCACGCGTCTGTGTCTCTTACCAGGTCCACTATTGCTGCGCCGACATTCGGCCAAGGTTCTCTCGACCCGCGAGGTGCATACAGCTCGTCGATTGCGCGCCGCATGATCATCGTGATGTCAATAAAATACAGAAAGTAGAGGGAATTACTCGGCGCGGCCGCGTTGATGGTGGAAGCCAGGTAGTGTCCGACCGACGGGGCAGGTTTTGTTGAGACTTGGGACGCGGGGGGTTTGTGCcttctcgaggagaaggcttGCATGTAGCCATATCGGACACTGTAGTCCGAGAGAAGTTGGGACGCGATCGGTCCATGAAACTGGTCCTCTTCGTAAGGAATAGGGAGAGGTGTGGTGCAGAATGTGTCTGCCGCACTCGTGGGACGGCCAGTCATGATGGAGAGTGTATTCTCCAGCGTGTATATGGACCACCAAACCCGATATTGGAGCTCTCGAGAGAAATTCGGCGTGTCCTTGCTCTCGCTGCGGAGATTGATCCCCAGAGCGATGGCGGACCTCATGGAGACCCCACAGGCTCTCCATGCCCTGCCGATTGGGTTAGAGGCACCATTCCGGGGTGATGAGACTGAAGATTTACCTATTAACGTGACCCATTGACATGAGCCAAAATGCGCTCAGGCCCTCGGCTTGCACCTGCTGCAGGTTGGGATGGTCAAAGATCTGGCCGGTCGTAAAGTTGAGCATCTGAGCCCGGGAAAAATACTCCACGGGCCCATCGGTAACCGTCCATCAACGGCTCCGAAAGCAAAAGTCGGAGTTTGGCCCCCAGAGCAAAGATTAGGTTCAGAATCGCAAGCCATCGGGCTGGCGGTCGCATAAGCGGCCGGGAATAATATAATGCATACTGCTGGATAAATGGAATCCTACCGACGATGGGAAAAGAGGGATGAACCGCGTCAAAATAGAGATGGATAAGCCTATCGCCAGTGGTACGAGAAGGACGATCATAGGGGGCAATACTCTGATCGACTAAGAGATTCTGATCATCCAGAAAATAGCTGACCGAGGTCAAAGCCTTGGAACCGTTGCCGGGTGAAGCTGCCTTCGCCTCCGTGAAAGGAGTGGCCCTGTCTATTTCCTTCCTTAGATCACGTATCCAGGAGGTTTCGGAATGCGACCCTAGATAGCCGAATGCGTGGGAGTTGCTGATTCCGATGGTAGTCCTCCTCCACATAGTCCACGGCCACCGAAGGCTGAGTCGGGGTCGGATGTGTCGCGCTGACTGGATCCGGGGATGGAGGCCCGGTGATCGAGCTCCGCTATTGAAAATTGTCAAATCAAGAAGGCGAATGGAAATGGACGGTCATGATTACTCGATGCAATGTCCTCGCAATCAGCTCTGCATCTTGGGTATCGACTCTGAACCGGAGGTGCTGCAGTAGCTCTTCGTAGAGAGCAACCTGCTGCTCAAGTTCTTCAATTTGCCTATGTAAGATCAGTCAAATGTTCGAGCTTGTCCGGATCTCCTACTCACCTTTGCCTACTTTCGTGCTTACTTTCGAGCGTCGTGCAAGTGATGCCGAAACTGATGCAGCGAAGGCATGGTCGATGTTCACTGCACTTGGCCTTTTGTTCTCTGCACGCCGCACATGCCGTCCTGATGCGCCGGTTGCTGGTGGTCCTCGGACGAGCGAGTCGTGGGATCGCAACTTTCACCGAGGGCACTTTCTCGGATTGTAGGTCTTCTGTTGATCCATTGCTGCACAATGAGTTTAGCACAGTCTCCGGTTGTTCAGAAAATTGCGACTGCTCGAGCCTTTGTACATTTTCAGACTCCATAACATAATCAGCAACAAATTGTTCAAGACTGATGCTGTTGAGCTGGAGGTCAGACTGTCAAAGATGACTGTTTAGTTGTTTTGTTGCTGGCGCCATATTAGGTCAGCACTGGGGACATCCATCCTCGCACTAATTCTGGACCCGTCAAAGCCGCAATTGGCCGGAATGAAACTGCGGTCACACTAAGACATCTCCAGGAGGGAGTGGGTCTGCATATCTTTGATTGATTTGTGCTGCTTTGCTCTGGCACAACACACCGTGTCATCATGATGTACGCGGCGGTTCTTTATGCATAGCCAAAGTGACGGCTCTTGATGCACCGACTGTCGATCTTGAACCGCCATCATTCGGAGAACTCATGAATAGAGGTGATGAACCTGTGCTGTCCCTGTACCTGTCTGATCTGTCAGCCCAAGACTCACCCTGCGGCCAATAAGGTCAGGTCAGTGTTTGTGAGATCCGCGTTCTCACGGCTCCGAGTCGGGTCCGGCCTTATCCCTGTGTCGAAGGACTATGACGCAAGGGATAGGCAGTGTTCATCTGCATACGAGTAAGTCACTGGGAGAAGTATGCTTAGTTAGATCCATACCGCTAGGTGAAATGTTTATGACCATACCGTTCATAGGGCATGAAAAGATTAGTGAGACTGACATAAAAAGGGCCAAAGTTTTGCCGCTATTTTGAATGAATTATTTTGGTTCCATGGCAATGGATTACTCTGTAGATCTATCCAGCGCCACGGGGAGTCGGCCAAGAATAGTCGCACTGTATCACCGGTGGATGCCAAGTCAGGAATAGAATGAGGCATTCGGGAGCTTCTAACATGGAACCTTAATTTAGAATAACTGGAATAGTTCTCCACGTTCATGAATCTTATCAGGGGACAAGCTCTACAGTAGATCAGCCAAGACTGTCGGGTGTGCAATATAGGGAGCACGCATTCAGTCATGCACTCCAGTATTATACACCCTGAGTCTTCCATTATTAGTCACCTCACTGCCTTTAAACCGAGTAGAAGTCAATTTTATATAGGGAACAAAAAAGAGCGCTATAGTCGCcaaacaacatcatccacaTAATATCCCACCTGATGCGCACAAAAACGAGAACCCTAGACCAGCAATCAGCTATTGCGGCGGACAAAACTCGGTCTCAAACTCCTGCCTCTCTAgttcgtcttcctcctctcgaCTCATAGACGGCGCAGGATTAGCCCGCCCCTGCTCCATGCGTTGTCGCACCCGCTCCATATCCACCGTCTGATTTGCAGGCGTAGCCAGCATCTCTCCGACCAGCGCCGCTTCTCGGTAATGATTGTTCCTTTGCAGATGCCGATGAAACGCGCGCAGCAGGTACGACCGCAACGGATTGTCTTCTTGACCCTGCGCTGTTCCCGGAGGAGCATGACTTGGCGAGCTGGACGGGCCTGCATCCCCGGTTCCTGAACGGGCAGCGCGTGTTGGATTGGTCTGCACGGGAGCAACGGGAAACGGCGTCCCGTCGATCTTCTTGTGTGCGTGATCGGCTACGGCCTGTAGACACACGTTGCGTAAGCCGTTCTGGAGCCGCCAGTCTTTGATCTCGTCTGGCACGACAGGCCCGACGTAGACTGTGTTCGGATGGTCAAGTGCAAGAGGCCATAGATCTTCTAGTAAGGCGGATTGTGACGCATACATGGCGAACAGATCCCCCCAGACTAGGCTGCCCAGGATTCGCATCTGTCCGTGGTACCCCGGAGATTCATCCGGACGATCGGGGCCTTCGACTGGATCCCACTCGGCGTCGACGGCTAGCACGAAACCCGCAAAGTCTCCGTTGCGCGCCGTCAGCAGGGCAGAGGAGTAGCTTGAACTCGTATACGAAGCAACACTGGGCTCGTCGACTACGAGGAAGACTCGATCATTTATCTGGTCGGGAGCATCGAGTGGCGAGGGACCGAGACCATGGAAGTGTCTGTCCGTCAGAATCTACAATAATCAATCTCGGACAGAACTTACTGTCTTGCAGCCTCGACGTCCCCTTCTGGAATTCCTAGATCCTTCCCATCCTTCCAGTGCAGCTTGAGATGCGGCTTGATCGCACTCGAGCCGGTCTGTCCGCGACCCCAGTCTGTAATGTGTTGCTCAATTTTCTGTCTGCACGCATT from Aspergillus fumigatus Af293 chromosome 8, whole genome shotgun sequence includes the following:
- a CDS encoding Kha1p, whose protein sequence is MATTTSSVASSPTVPPQGGILEGGNPSHYDPKNPIVTFIIQASIIIILCRLIHWPLSKLRQPRVIAEVIAGIVLGPSVMGRIPGFTEAIFPAASIPNLTLVANLGLVLFLFLVGLETDLRFLISNWRVAASVSAAGMILPFGLGSAISYGLYHTFRTEPGMAHIDFGTYLLFIGIAMAITAFPVLCRILTELKLLGTNVGVIVLSAGVGNDVVGWVLLALCVALVNAGSGITALWVLLVAAGYIVFLALVFRPLFMRFLNKTGSLQKGPSQSVVTITILIALASAFFTQIIGIHAIFGGFIIGLLCPHEGGFAIKLTEKIEDLVAVLFLPLYFTLSGLSTNLGLLDSGTVWGYVVGVIAIAFLAKVAGGALASRLCGLLWRESLSIGVLMSCKGLVELIVLNIGLQARILSTRTFTIFVVMALVTTFATTPLTSLLYPKWYQVKVERWRRGEIDWNGHLIHPDGRRDSVAAAKEQLETAAVRKMLVYLRLDGLSSICTLAALLGPNRPATPESPKLHPTKVKEALSSPEPAVEEFAETEVQPEPALQVHGVRLMELTDRDSSVMRVSEIDEYTLWDPVINTFRAFGQWRDIAIVAGVSVVPEHSYADTIVGMAREESADLLLIPWSETGGMSEVQTGLGIDEASRFVNGPYTDFVSNVLSNATRNVGVLVERNIYSRSSGKQRPQLTRTASALSVRSSTWGGATAAARSHHIVLPFFGGDDDRFALKFLLQLAQNDQVTATVLHIDVLPGPSGKPVANANDSQAESSTGPSTVAATSPESDGTFFALMRDSLPDEFKSRVIFTCLTPKADEDVIEFTINAVKEEMSQATPKAGNIVVVGRRHNGLDQALTLAAGSSPDEVGPDARQALGAVGQVLVRTENKIVGNVLVLQAGTSSVRR